The genomic DNA GACTAAActcttgtttaattaaatatgtgaaattttatgAATAGCATCTCATCGACAACATTACATGCATGAaaatttctccaattttttttttacgagaTCATCttcttaaatcaataaatttccATAGTTCAGTGATTATCAAAATTCTTAACAATTTGCAAATTACCTATACTCATCGCCCTTTTTGTGGAGCCTGGATCTTGGTCGACTATCGGCAAGCTTTGCTATTTGATTTCTTATTAAAGCGAGCAACAcgattgtttttctttttacctctcttccattttttttcttttgctcttcatttttagtattttcatttcgatttttcttttaagattttagagaaaaaattatGAAACGTCTTTAGGAAGTTTTCTAATATGCTTacctttttatatttaaaaaagaagTAGATTTGTCGTTGGCCGATAGAATCGATATTTATTGCATtaatgttgttttaattttattcttttatctGCGCATTTTTTGTAGAAGCTAGAAAATAGAGTTGTCGTTGGACGATAAAATCAATGTTTATTACATTGCGAACACACATTTTGATGtgattaatgtttattttattttattttatttgatattcaaattttttctaTAGATAATAGAAAGTAGAGTTGTCGTCGATAGAATCAATGTTAGAAAGTAGAGTTGTTGTTGGAAGATAGAATCAATGTTAGAAAGTACAGTTGTCGTTGGACGATTGAATCAATGTTTATTACATTGCGAACACACATTTTGATGtgattaatgtttattttattttattttttgatatgtgaattttttatagataatagaaaaaaatttatcGTAGGACGGTAGAATCTTTCTTGTATTGCTAAAACGCGTTATGATGTGATTAatgttgttttaattatatttttcgaTCTACGAAATTATacaatatttgtatataattgGTTTTGCTAggaaattttatcattttattttgcatATCTAGAGAAATTTTGTCATAACAATTAGTATAAGAGGTTCTTGCATTATAGTGATCCAATAACTTACTTATATGACTTTGTAATTTGAACAGTTTGTTAATTTTCCATCAGAAGTATCTTAAAGCCCTATTTATTGTGGGCAGAGGTTTGTGCCAATTTCTTACAAAGATCCTGGGTGAACGACTAGAAGAAGTTGggctttgtgttttgttgtaatGGGCTGCATAGATGAATAAGTCCCAAGTGGACAAGTGTTAGTTATGTATTCTCTAGAGTCTaaatgagtaaatgtaattGTTATGAGTTGTTGTACTAATAATGAGGCTTGTGTAAGAGAGCCTAAGATGTATAAGAGTATGGTCTAGTGTGTAAGAGTCATGATGATCTAAAGTATGGGTGCATGTGTTAGGTTCAACTAGTAGAAGTAGTATAAGTATGTATATGTTGAATTGTAAGAAAATATCAATATCCTTGTGATCCGAAATATAAATGTAGACAATTAAAgaattctctcttctctcttagtGAAGAAacgtttggttttttttgaagagaaacaaaacacaaacacgaGAGTAAAGAGAGAGTTATGTTCTCTTTGTCTTTGTTAAACAGAGGAACAAAGCCGAGAGAATGAGTGTGAGAACAAACTGACCTCCAAAGTGAAAATGAGGTCAGAAGTTCAACATGGTATCAAAGCTTGAGTATCCTTGGAGCCTgcacaaataaaaaagaagaaaggtgaGGCCACTAGGAGAAGCTGTCATCGACAAAGAAGAGTCCATGAAGGGAGAACAGTTTGAGAaagactgaagaagaagagaaaagcagGAGTAAGCCATAAGAAGGAGATGGAAGTGGTGGAAAACCTTGAGCGTACCTGAGCTGAAGGCAAGAAGGAGCAACCTTGAGTGGACTTAAGGCAAATGAAGAAGAGCATGCACACAAAAAAGTGAAGTGTAAGGCTAAAGAAAATAAGAGCACTGCaagtcgaagaagaaaagaaggaaagcTTCACAAAGTCATTCACAACCGTAACTTAAAGAAGGAGGGCTTCAGGTGCATTCAAGAAGATAGGGAAATCTTCTGAAAAATAGCAATGGAGACAGAGGTGTGGAAATGATGTGAAAGGAGAGTTCTGTTCTTGATTCGATGCGTCTTGGTGAAGTTGCTTGATGAAGTGGATAACCTGAGTGGTTCTTCAGCtgaaatatgaagaaaaattcaGTCCAAAAAGAGActgaaaataagaagaaaaagaagagatgacAAAGAAGCCGTGAAGAAAAGATACGAACAAGCTGCAGCCATTAAACAGAAACTCATGAGGTTATCTTGCATAAACAGAATTCAAGCTTCAACAACGTTACAATTCACAAAGATGGATTGAGAAGAAGGTTGATGCCAAGAACAAACCTGTGAAGTGCCAAACCAAGAGGAAGAACGTACCAATGCAAGCTTGGTTGCAGCTTCCAAGATGAAATGTAGGCAATGAAGCCTTGCATCAAAGAGGAAGCAAATAAGGAAGCAAATAAccgttctcttcttcttgcagcggaattttttcttatttttgttctgCTTGGACAGGCTCCAAGACCAACATatataagctctgataccatgttagaatattgagaggaagaagaaaagaaacagtgCAAGAGactttatctcttttctttggagaagacaagaacaaaaactgaaatttttatttacatgaaacttgttacttttttgttttacaacacACAACGTGAAACAACACATCTAATAATACACCCGTGTATACACACCTCTTCACTAACTACAGACACATTAATAAGACCAAACTCAATTACAAACTAACATCAGTCACCCCAAGATAGCCCTAATGTGAGAGGGGGTGAAGGAAGAATCCGGAACACTGAAAGCCTTGGAAGCAGCAGCACTAGATCCCAAACTGGAAACAGTTTCGTGAGAGCCACGGCAAACGTAACCCGACTCTCCAAACCCTAATCGAGCATCCGAAGAAGGCGCCACCTTGCGGTTTGAGATGATGGTGGCGGCGTTGTCTGAAACCCTAAGATGGTCACTGGGCTTCTTCGAGTTTCCTCTTGTTTTCAATACAGTCATCTTTTTCTGCTTGATTCCAACTAAGTGGGAGTTAAGCTTAGCGAGATGTCTAAGCAATTCTTCATCCGACAAACCCTTGAGATATGGCAAGTCGAAGAGATCGGAGGCGTGACTCATCCTCATGTGATCGCTCAACGCGTTGAACTTTCCAACGATCTCCGGTAACGCTTGTGGTTTATCTTGAGGCTCAGGCCAGACATGGAAATCGTTGTCGGGACCGTAGCAGATGAAAACAACAAAGTTTCCTTAAAGAACAGAGAGCTCTGTCGCTTTCTTCTTAAAAGCAGGAAATATCTGTTTGATCTAGTCCACCAACCTTGTTTAGCTTTTTATCACGAGGAGCCATCTTCGAAGGatagagagacagagaagacTATTGTCAAATTGTAAGAGATCAGAATTAATTAGAATTTAAAGTTTCGATCGgagtagagagaaagagagaataatgTAATAATGATGGGAAGTGAAACAAAAGGTAGAGAAGGCCCTGTAGTATTAGAGATCACTCCCACAACAgccataatttttttcttaattaattagattttcCGTCTTTACACATTAATGTTTTAATATGTTTCCTTTTATCATTAGCTAAAAGTATATAACATTTCCAATTTCAATACGAATCTTGGTGTTGATACCTTTTCCTTTTTAAGCTTGaaccctttttcttttttttttttttttggctagaATTTCTGATGACGTTATTGTATAGTTTTTCTATAATATCTAAAATTATTGGAAAATTGGAAATCTTAAACATACTAGGTAAtaacccgcacatagtgcagataaatcaattcaaataaaattattatttggaattcgatatttgtttgtataaaataaaatatgtaaataattcttTCGTTTGTCTTACTCAAATCtacgtttattttatataaaaatctgtttcacccgtgaaatatttgaaagtaaataataattttaacgcggtaaaaaaaattgtatgaaatttattttaataaaacatgaataattattaaatgaataattattaaatttttaaaagaaattaatttgttgttttttaaagaagtataatatagtttcaaattaaatgactacaaataatttaatttaatgaatATTTATTTAAGTCTGTAATGGCATAGATGTAATTAGAATTAATTAataggatttatttgctaaaatgtgCTTCAAGCTCTCTAGCGACAACACATCAGCATTTTATCaagagtgcttctctattaatatataggggattagaaaattagaaaaatttagctaattttcctctttttttcgGATCACCAATTTAGCTAATTTGTTTCCAGTATTTCTAaaatttgtgatgatgattgCTCACGGATTAATGGGATAAAGGAAACGAAATTGGTTTgctcaaattataataatatttacatattgGGATAACCCAACAGCAGAAGGTTGAATCCCGCTTCACGCTCCCAAGGGGAGTACAAGGGGATTAGTCCTTGTTTCTTCCACAATGTAAAGAAAATGTAGATTCTAATAATTTTGGCGTCATCTTCGTCACgattggcgtgcca from Camelina sativa cultivar DH55 chromosome 7, Cs, whole genome shotgun sequence includes the following:
- the LOC109125416 gene encoding agamous-like MADS-box protein AGL49, whose protein sequence is MAPRDKKLNKVGNFVVFICYGPDNDFHVWPEPQDKPQALPEIVGKFNALSDHMRMSHASDLFDLPYLKGLSDEELLRHLAKLNSHLVGIKQKKMTVLKTRGNSKKPSDHLRVSDNAATIISNRKVAPSSDARLGFGESGYVCRGSHETVSSLGSSAAASKAFSVPDSSFTPSHIRAILG